From a region of the Leptospira venezuelensis genome:
- the gap gene encoding type I glyceraldehyde-3-phosphate dehydrogenase, with the protein MTRIAINGFGRIGRLVFRSGIKDPNIEFVAINDLVTPDNLGYLLKYDSTHGRFNGTVSHTDDALIVDGKKVLCVSERDPEKLPWKDLKVDYVIESTGLFTDRVGAEKHIKAGAKKVVISAPAKDKDIPTFVMGVNNEKYDPSKDHVVSNASCTTNCLAPITKVVLDNFGIEEGLMTTIHATTATQPTVDGPSKKDWRGGRGAMQNIIPASTGAAKAVGLCIPEVNGKLTGMSFRVPTPDVSVVDLTVRTTKETSLKEISAKMKEASEGAMKGILGYTDEMVVSNDFLSSTLSSIFDADACIELNSRFFKLVSWYDNEMGYSNRVLDLIRYMAKKG; encoded by the coding sequence ATGACAAGAATCGCTATTAACGGTTTTGGCCGAATCGGTCGCTTGGTATTCCGTTCCGGGATCAAAGACCCAAATATTGAATTTGTAGCAATTAACGACCTAGTAACCCCAGACAACCTGGGATATCTTTTAAAATACGATTCTACTCATGGACGTTTTAACGGAACCGTTTCTCATACTGACGATGCATTGATCGTAGATGGCAAAAAAGTTCTTTGTGTATCCGAAAGAGATCCAGAAAAACTCCCTTGGAAAGATCTAAAAGTGGACTATGTGATCGAATCTACTGGTCTATTCACTGACAGAGTCGGCGCTGAAAAACATATCAAAGCAGGCGCTAAAAAAGTAGTGATCTCCGCTCCTGCAAAAGACAAAGACATCCCTACTTTTGTAATGGGAGTAAATAACGAGAAATACGATCCAAGCAAGGATCATGTTGTTTCCAACGCTTCCTGCACTACTAACTGTTTGGCTCCAATCACTAAAGTAGTTCTAGACAATTTCGGGATTGAAGAAGGTCTAATGACCACTATCCACGCTACTACTGCAACTCAACCTACTGTTGACGGTCCTTCTAAAAAAGACTGGAGAGGTGGAAGAGGCGCAATGCAAAATATCATCCCGGCTTCTACAGGTGCTGCTAAAGCGGTTGGTCTTTGTATTCCTGAAGTAAATGGAAAGCTTACTGGTATGTCTTTCAGAGTTCCAACTCCAGACGTTTCTGTTGTGGACTTAACTGTTAGAACTACTAAAGAAACCAGCTTAAAAGAAATTTCTGCAAAAATGAAAGAAGCTTCTGAAGGTGCAATGAAAGGAATTTTAGGATACACCGATGAGATGGTTGTTTCTAACGACTTCTTAAGTTCTACCCTATCTTCTATCTTCGATGCGGACGCTTGTATCGAGTTGAATTCCAGATTTTTTAAATTGGTTTCCTGGTATGATAACGAGATGGGTTACTCTAACAGAGTTCTAGACCTAATCCGTTACATGGCTAAAAAAGGTTAA
- a CDS encoding phosphoglycerate kinase codes for MQIPQLPRLENEDVKGKRVFLRVDFNVPLDNGKVTDKTRIEKTLPTIELLVKKGARVVIASHLGRPKGKPDPQYSMEPVYEVFKGLVKTSVIFSKDVIGENVVKLSKELKDGEILVLENLRFHKEEEENNAAFSKSLAALADVYVNDAFGAAHRAHASTEGIAHLLPSFAGLLMYKEITELSSLLSRPAKPFVAIIGGSKVSSKISVIKNLIEKVDHILIGGGMAYTFLKSRAIPVGNSLVEKDFEVEAFQLIERAGVAGVDFQLPVDHVIADKFDANAKTKTVDKMGILDGWMGMDIGPKTIANYEKVIKNAATIVWNGPMGVFEFDKFAPGTMAIAKAVSKSKARTVVGGGDSIAAINKAKVEDKITHVSTGGGASLEFLEGKKLPGVVALLKQ; via the coding sequence ATGCAAATACCCCAGTTACCTAGACTCGAAAACGAGGACGTCAAGGGGAAACGAGTTTTTCTGAGGGTCGATTTTAACGTCCCTCTGGATAACGGAAAAGTTACCGACAAGACTCGAATTGAAAAGACTCTTCCTACAATTGAACTTTTGGTAAAAAAAGGTGCTAGGGTGGTGATCGCAAGCCACCTTGGTCGGCCTAAAGGTAAACCGGATCCTCAATACTCTATGGAACCAGTTTACGAAGTTTTTAAAGGTTTAGTTAAAACTTCCGTAATATTCTCCAAAGACGTGATCGGAGAAAATGTCGTAAAACTTTCCAAGGAACTTAAAGACGGCGAGATCCTGGTCCTTGAAAATTTACGTTTCCATAAAGAAGAAGAAGAGAATAATGCTGCTTTTTCCAAAAGTTTAGCTGCTCTTGCTGATGTTTATGTAAACGACGCATTCGGTGCAGCTCATAGAGCCCACGCTTCTACGGAAGGAATTGCCCATCTTCTGCCTTCTTTTGCAGGTTTGTTGATGTATAAAGAGATCACCGAACTTTCTTCCCTTCTTTCCCGCCCCGCAAAACCTTTCGTAGCAATCATCGGAGGTTCCAAGGTTTCTTCTAAGATCAGTGTGATTAAAAACCTGATCGAAAAAGTAGATCATATTTTGATCGGCGGAGGAATGGCTTACACATTCCTGAAATCCAGGGCCATTCCAGTCGGAAATTCATTAGTTGAAAAAGATTTCGAAGTAGAAGCTTTCCAACTGATTGAAAGAGCCGGAGTCGCAGGTGTAGATTTTCAACTTCCTGTGGATCACGTGATCGCTGATAAATTTGATGCGAACGCAAAGACCAAAACCGTAGACAAAATGGGGATTTTGGACGGTTGGATGGGAATGGATATCGGTCCTAAGACGATTGCAAATTACGAAAAAGTAATTAAGAATGCGGCAACCATCGTTTGGAATGGACCAATGGGAGTTTTTGAATTCGATAAATTCGCACCTGGAACTATGGCAATCGCAAAAGCGGTTTCTAAGTCTAAGGCCAGAACTGTCGTAGGTGGAGGAGATTCCATCGCTGCGATCAATAAGGCGAAAGTCGAAGATAAGATCACTCACGTTTCTACTGGAGGAGGAGCCTCCTTAGAATTTTTAGAAGGTAAAAAACTCCCTGGAGTTGTTGCTCTTCTAAAACAATAA
- the tpiA gene encoding triose-phosphate isomerase: MRPKIIAGNWKMNLSEKEALALASGLKEKSSSLPDNKKAVVFPSSIHLAAVARILENSKIAAGAQNIYPAPLTAMTGETGPDQLSELGIKFALVGHSERRQFLGETSVFCNQKISYLTKHGFTAVYCVGETLAERESGKTFEVLQKQIQEGLGSIESDQFSRIWVAYEPVWAIGTGKVATPAQAQEAHAFIRKEISGLFQNGKTISDVMPILYGGSVKADNVKELLSQADIDGGLVGGASQKLESFLALF, translated from the coding sequence ATGCGCCCTAAAATTATCGCTGGTAACTGGAAAATGAATCTTTCCGAAAAGGAAGCATTGGCACTCGCAAGCGGCCTAAAGGAAAAGTCTTCTTCTCTCCCAGATAATAAAAAGGCGGTTGTATTTCCTTCTTCTATTCATCTTGCTGCAGTTGCTCGAATATTAGAAAATTCGAAAATTGCAGCAGGAGCACAGAATATCTACCCTGCTCCTCTTACTGCTATGACTGGAGAAACAGGTCCAGACCAACTTTCAGAATTAGGGATAAAATTTGCACTTGTTGGGCACTCTGAAAGAAGACAATTCTTGGGTGAAACAAGCGTATTCTGCAATCAAAAGATCTCTTACCTTACCAAACATGGTTTCACCGCTGTGTATTGTGTAGGAGAAACTTTGGCAGAAAGAGAATCTGGCAAAACCTTTGAGGTCCTTCAAAAACAGATCCAAGAAGGTTTAGGTTCAATCGAAAGTGATCAATTCTCTCGTATTTGGGTGGCTTACGAACCTGTTTGGGCGATCGGAACCGGCAAAGTAGCGACTCCTGCTCAAGCACAAGAAGCTCATGCATTTATCAGAAAAGAGATTTCCGGATTATTCCAAAATGGAAAAACAATCTCTGATGTTATGCCTATCCTTTATGGCGGTTCAGTAAAAGCCGATAACGTGAAGGAACTACTATCCCAAGCGGACATAGATGGTGGGCTCGTAGGTGGGGCCAGCCAAAAGCTGGAAAGTTTCTTAGCTTTATTCTAA
- the secG gene encoding preprotein translocase subunit SecG codes for MGFITGTILVLFVFVSLFLILLVMIQTGKGGMGGVLGGGASQSVFGSSTADVLTKATRVAGLTFLALSLILSFLFAKTSGYNTTPTPEILPPPVAEEAQGNQGGTNAQESAPTTAPNTPAPAQPKP; via the coding sequence ATGGGCTTTATCACCGGAACCATCCTTGTTCTTTTCGTTTTCGTCAGTCTATTTTTGATCCTTCTTGTCATGATCCAAACAGGCAAAGGAGGAATGGGTGGAGTTCTTGGTGGAGGAGCAAGCCAATCTGTTTTCGGTTCCTCTACTGCGGATGTTTTAACTAAAGCAACCAGAGTTGCTGGACTCACTTTTTTGGCACTGTCATTGATTCTTTCTTTCCTTTTTGCGAAGACTAGCGGATACAATACCACTCCAACGCCTGAGATCCTTCCTCCACCTGTTGCGGAAGAGGCCCAGGGCAACCAAGGAGGGACAAATGCCCAAGAATCCGCGCCTACTACCGCACCTAACACTCCAGCTCCAGCGCAACCTAAACCTTAA
- the lenA gene encoding endostatin-like outer membrane lipoprotein LenA — protein MRAVFISLLLLLSLIPSIAQNQDATKSQSGTASSTQMLNQRILRAYESLSVARELLKFERMEALPIGTLVTWVGNFPNRKGVKITKFSVTQSTTPGGIERAEEKSILLEFNGSTLSKVVSEIKTANYSAEDTIMIRMTDTTPLDNNVDDLVIYADKNGKEAEYPLNYLPDEGVNRDRSEFKKEFYLKLIEDFFVHVLRLQEMQSQHSSRNQKKLLQSYKESLEY, from the coding sequence CTGAGAGCCGTCTTCATTTCGCTCCTTCTTCTCCTTTCCTTAATTCCTTCCATCGCTCAGAACCAAGATGCGACAAAATCCCAGAGCGGAACTGCTTCTTCTACCCAAATGTTGAACCAAAGGATCTTGCGCGCTTATGAAAGCCTAAGTGTTGCGAGAGAACTTTTAAAATTTGAAAGAATGGAAGCTCTACCGATCGGGACCTTGGTAACTTGGGTGGGAAATTTTCCAAACCGTAAAGGTGTGAAGATTACTAAGTTCTCTGTGACCCAGTCTACTACTCCTGGCGGGATAGAAAGAGCAGAAGAAAAGTCCATTCTTCTGGAATTTAACGGTTCCACTCTTTCTAAGGTGGTTTCAGAAATTAAAACTGCGAATTATTCTGCAGAAGATACGATCATGATCCGCATGACGGACACTACCCCTTTGGATAATAACGTGGATGATCTGGTCATCTATGCGGATAAGAACGGAAAAGAGGCAGAATATCCTCTGAATTACCTACCTGATGAGGGGGTAAACCGGGATAGGTCCGAGTTTAAGAAAGAATTTTACTTAAAGCTGATCGAGGATTTTTTTGTGCACGTTCTAAGACTTCAGGAAATGCAGTCTCAACATTCTTCCAGAAATCAAAAAAAATTACTGCAAAGTTATAAAGAATCCCTAGAATATTGA
- a CDS encoding LIC_12097 family sensor histidine kinase, with the protein MSSLMENLHERAEELQAILDGITEPLVLIDSGFRVRRVNKATLEFSSEPDFPSILGRKCYEILYNRSAVCPYCPMKDHHENEPDFDAQFEGKGEVGREIFHVANDQKETLYLDFFPIRKDGSIVSIVEKISNITRIKEKEEENLRIRNLASLGIFISGVAHELNNPLTGMSLTLQNLMNNLSSMDPAFFRKRLEMIKEDLTRAAMIVLDVISFAKPDKLVTTTADIHETIMKAKDSVTWVYPVLSKNTEWEILSEPGMTFQFNPVKMERLFINLFKNSLQAYDYGEGKIKVEVRRTRNMMHIFVEDTAGGIPEDMLDKIFSPFFSKNKSGIGTGLGLSICHSIVREHSGELTVRSYDRRTRFKISLPLVQPKGN; encoded by the coding sequence ATGTCATCCCTAATGGAAAACCTCCACGAAAGAGCGGAGGAACTCCAAGCAATTCTAGACGGAATCACAGAGCCCTTAGTTTTAATAGACTCGGGCTTCAGGGTCCGTCGTGTAAACAAGGCCACTCTTGAATTTTCGAGTGAGCCCGACTTCCCTTCTATCCTCGGCAGAAAATGTTACGAAATTCTCTACAACCGTTCTGCAGTCTGTCCTTACTGTCCGATGAAGGATCATCATGAAAACGAACCTGACTTTGACGCACAATTCGAAGGTAAGGGAGAAGTTGGACGCGAAATTTTTCACGTAGCCAATGACCAAAAGGAAACATTATACTTAGATTTTTTCCCAATTCGTAAGGACGGGAGTATTGTCTCCATAGTGGAGAAAATCAGCAATATCACTCGTATCAAAGAAAAAGAAGAAGAAAACCTTAGAATACGTAACCTTGCTTCTCTTGGTATTTTTATCTCTGGTGTTGCTCATGAGTTGAATAACCCACTCACAGGTATGAGTCTTACTCTGCAAAACTTGATGAATAATTTATCCAGCATGGATCCGGCTTTTTTCCGTAAAAGATTGGAGATGATCAAAGAAGATCTTACACGCGCTGCAATGATCGTTTTAGATGTGATCAGTTTTGCTAAACCGGATAAGTTAGTTACTACTACCGCAGATATTCATGAAACCATAATGAAAGCAAAGGATTCTGTGACTTGGGTTTATCCTGTTCTTTCTAAAAATACTGAATGGGAAATTTTAAGCGAACCTGGTATGACCTTCCAATTCAATCCGGTCAAGATGGAGAGATTGTTCATCAATCTATTCAAAAACTCTCTACAAGCTTACGATTATGGAGAAGGTAAGATCAAAGTAGAAGTCAGACGTACTCGTAATATGATGCATATTTTTGTGGAGGACACGGCCGGAGGAATTCCAGAAGATATGCTGGATAAAATTTTCTCCCCGTTCTTCTCTAAAAACAAGTCAGGGATCGGGACTGGTCTCGGACTTTCTATCTGCCACTCAATCGTAAGAGAACATTCCGGAGAATTAACTGTTCGCTCTTATGATAGAAGGACCAGATTTAAAATTTCTCTTCCATTAGTACAGCCCAAAGGAAACTAA
- a CDS encoding response regulator transcription factor — translation MSKHRILVVEDIHSIREAVKDILVRDYEVFDAENYDEAVKILSNEHIDLVITDIRMPGKSGLDLIKTIQKEYPSVQYSLMTAYNINDYINFAYQHDIWNIIPKYSFLDINLITVMVKKLLQKDIFGVEKYFGPDFKIIEGNIDEDFLVPPENGIVFRKISSDKDRNYICNRVGKFLIEKGAPNAVQQILEELTSNAMIRAPRDSKGNSKYQYELPSRDLLVPLEHIQLAETDYFEIGYGIAENSYIVVVRDHFGSLNKKEILKRLDRHITVDSPSGLPAGLADSHGRGLYICREISDQLIFNIEKDTRTEIIALLDKQTNKGYKSLSIYEV, via the coding sequence TTGTCCAAACATCGTATCTTAGTAGTAGAAGATATACATTCCATCCGGGAAGCGGTTAAAGATATCCTGGTCCGAGATTACGAAGTTTTCGATGCGGAAAATTACGATGAGGCAGTCAAAATTCTTTCTAATGAACATATTGATCTGGTCATCACTGATATTCGTATGCCAGGAAAGTCAGGATTAGATCTGATCAAGACAATCCAAAAGGAATATCCTTCTGTCCAATATTCCTTGATGACCGCTTATAATATTAATGATTATATCAATTTCGCTTATCAACACGATATTTGGAATATCATTCCTAAATATTCCTTCTTGGACATTAATCTGATCACTGTGATGGTCAAAAAACTTTTGCAGAAAGATATCTTCGGAGTAGAAAAGTATTTCGGCCCGGATTTTAAGATTATAGAAGGAAACATAGATGAAGATTTTTTAGTTCCGCCGGAAAACGGGATCGTATTCCGTAAGATCAGTTCCGACAAGGACCGCAATTATATCTGTAATCGTGTTGGTAAATTCCTGATCGAAAAAGGCGCCCCTAATGCAGTCCAGCAAATCCTAGAAGAACTGACTTCTAATGCGATGATCCGCGCACCAAGAGACTCTAAGGGGAATTCCAAATACCAATATGAGCTCCCTTCGCGAGATCTTTTGGTTCCATTGGAGCATATACAACTCGCAGAAACGGATTATTTCGAAATAGGTTATGGAATCGCGGAGAATTCTTATATTGTAGTAGTCCGAGATCATTTCGGTTCTTTGAATAAAAAGGAAATTTTAAAACGTTTGGACAGACATATCACTGTGGACAGCCCTAGTGGTTTGCCTGCGGGTCTTGCGGATTCGCATGGTCGTGGTTTGTATATTTGTAGAGAGATCTCGGATCAGTTGATCTTTAATATTGAGAAGGACACACGGACTGAGATCATCGCACTATTGGATAAACAAACGAATAAAGGTTATAAATCTTTATCCATTTACGAAGTTTGA
- a CDS encoding nicotinamide-nucleotide amidohydrolase family protein encodes MNPPRVTVISTGSELTAGRSQDTNSSWIANELFGLGYSTEKFLVLPDDPKLITDELKNLASGASKENPVLLVMTGGLGPTEDDYTLEVVCDLTSSQPVLNEKAHDRLQTLYRLRGKGFQEALTTALRQVSIPSNSTVLNNSVGIAPGFWSELQPGAYLACMPGVPSEMVTMFKEELVPLIQKQFHSGELYSDFLFIWGMSESLFQQEFIIDIEPLKSGKAVWGVAAKKGFIRVTYQSENKSLVEELIQRTKEKYRGLCTGDLFEEFPKLLSERKLTIGTIESCTGGLAAKILTDRAGSSDYFLGSVVSYSNLIKENVVGVKKETLEAHGAVSEETAIEMADNGARLLGTDLSISITGIAGPGGGTPTKKVGTVFIGTHIKGEKTEVKELFLPFKRELFREVVAATSLYLMYNRLRKLV; translated from the coding sequence TTGAATCCTCCTAGAGTCACAGTCATTTCCACAGGTTCAGAGCTTACAGCGGGAAGAAGCCAAGACACAAATTCTTCATGGATAGCAAATGAACTTTTTGGATTAGGATATTCTACTGAAAAGTTCCTAGTATTGCCAGATGATCCTAAGCTGATCACCGATGAACTAAAAAATTTAGCTTCTGGAGCGTCTAAAGAAAATCCAGTTCTTCTTGTGATGACCGGTGGTCTCGGACCTACTGAAGATGATTATACATTAGAAGTAGTATGCGATCTTACTTCTTCTCAACCTGTCTTAAATGAAAAGGCACATGATAGGCTACAAACGTTGTACAGACTCCGAGGAAAAGGATTCCAAGAGGCTCTAACCACTGCATTAAGACAGGTTTCTATTCCATCTAATTCAACCGTTTTGAATAACTCTGTAGGAATTGCTCCGGGGTTTTGGTCGGAACTCCAACCAGGAGCTTACTTGGCGTGTATGCCTGGAGTTCCTTCTGAGATGGTGACAATGTTTAAAGAGGAATTGGTTCCACTTATCCAAAAACAATTCCATTCTGGAGAACTATACTCAGATTTTCTGTTTATCTGGGGTATGAGCGAGTCTTTATTCCAACAGGAATTTATAATAGATATCGAACCTTTGAAAAGTGGAAAAGCTGTCTGGGGTGTAGCCGCGAAAAAAGGATTTATCCGGGTCACCTATCAATCCGAAAACAAAAGTTTAGTGGAAGAACTGATCCAAAGGACCAAAGAGAAATATCGCGGACTTTGTACAGGGGACTTATTCGAAGAATTTCCTAAACTTCTATCAGAAAGAAAGCTCACTATCGGAACGATAGAAAGTTGCACGGGCGGACTTGCTGCTAAAATACTTACGGATCGTGCTGGCTCTTCGGATTATTTCTTAGGTTCCGTGGTCAGCTATTCTAATCTGATCAAGGAAAATGTAGTTGGGGTTAAAAAAGAAACCCTCGAAGCTCACGGTGCAGTGAGTGAAGAAACAGCGATAGAAATGGCAGATAATGGAGCAAGGTTACTTGGAACGGATCTTTCAATTAGTATTACTGGGATTGCCGGTCCTGGTGGTGGAACTCCTACAAAAAAAGTTGGAACAGTATTTATAGGAACCCATATCAAGGGCGAAAAAACAGAAGTGAAGGAACTCTTTCTACCTTTTAAGAGGGAGCTTTTTAGAGAAGTGGTGGCTGCTACTTCTCTTTATCTAATGTACAATCGATTGAGGAAACTTGTATGA
- the argS gene encoding arginine--tRNA ligase produces MKETETLKQLVLEALKEGVKLYCEKEAPNVSFGDLRIRIEYSREESFGDYSTSFALENSKLLGKKPLDSAALLVGYLQAKSDLFEKVDFTPPGFVNFRISPSFLIRFLENTIQKKDIFPKLENPKKVNLEFVSANPTGPLNIVSARAAATGEAFANLLKAVGHSVDKEFYVNDYGNQVFLLGVSTMVRIREALGEPSSIQENAEDGRTIEELLSNNVIPAEGYRGDYLNIIAKQLLENPNTEKEIKAHIDKKEYSALAEKCSRWTVESNLIWQKKDLDLFGVGFDRFFSETTLHESGKVLGVLESLKKSGKVFEEEGKQVFKSEGYGDDKNRVVVRDDGRPTYLLADIAYHNDKISRGYEKIIDIWGPDHHGYIARLAGAVQALGYPKENFQVIIAQQVNLLMAGQKMKMSKRAGEFQTMEDLLGYLGKHAKDVARYFFTMRSLDSPLDFDLDLAKDESDKNPVFYLQYAHARVCSIFREVGTNSDANALENLEMTEERKRLLFWISRFPEEVLDAAATLEPHRIANYLQNLARAFTQFYITKNNRLKDADESTRLGLARICQSVRVVLAEGLALLGVSAPERLEKED; encoded by the coding sequence ATGAAAGAAACGGAAACTCTTAAACAACTAGTTTTAGAAGCTTTAAAGGAAGGAGTAAAACTTTATTGTGAAAAAGAAGCGCCTAACGTTTCTTTTGGGGACCTCAGGATCCGGATAGAATATTCCAGAGAAGAATCCTTTGGAGATTATTCCACTTCTTTCGCTCTGGAAAATTCAAAACTGCTTGGCAAAAAACCTTTAGACTCTGCCGCTCTTCTTGTAGGTTATCTGCAAGCAAAGTCTGATCTATTCGAGAAAGTAGATTTTACTCCTCCAGGTTTTGTGAACTTCAGGATCTCTCCATCTTTCTTGATCCGTTTCTTAGAAAATACGATCCAGAAAAAAGACATTTTTCCTAAATTAGAAAATCCTAAAAAAGTAAATTTAGAATTCGTAAGCGCGAATCCTACAGGACCATTAAATATTGTTTCCGCAAGAGCTGCTGCAACTGGCGAAGCATTTGCAAATCTTCTTAAGGCAGTCGGTCACTCAGTAGATAAAGAATTTTATGTAAACGATTATGGAAACCAGGTGTTTTTACTAGGTGTGTCCACTATGGTGCGTATTAGAGAAGCTCTGGGAGAACCTTCTTCTATCCAAGAGAATGCAGAAGACGGAAGAACCATTGAGGAGCTACTTTCTAATAATGTGATCCCTGCAGAAGGTTATAGAGGGGATTACCTTAATATCATCGCAAAACAATTATTAGAAAATCCGAATACTGAAAAAGAGATTAAGGCTCACATAGATAAAAAGGAATATTCAGCGCTCGCAGAAAAATGTTCCCGTTGGACAGTCGAATCTAACTTGATCTGGCAGAAAAAAGATCTAGATCTATTCGGGGTAGGTTTCGATAGATTTTTTTCTGAAACTACACTCCATGAGTCTGGGAAAGTTTTGGGAGTTCTTGAGAGCCTAAAAAAATCCGGCAAAGTATTTGAGGAAGAAGGAAAGCAGGTCTTTAAATCAGAAGGCTATGGAGACGATAAAAATCGCGTGGTGGTAAGGGACGACGGACGTCCTACATACCTTCTCGCGGACATAGCATATCATAATGACAAAATTTCCAGAGGATATGAGAAGATCATTGATATCTGGGGTCCTGATCATCACGGATATATAGCAAGACTTGCAGGTGCAGTTCAAGCATTAGGTTATCCTAAAGAAAATTTCCAAGTGATTATCGCTCAACAGGTCAACCTTCTTATGGCTGGGCAGAAGATGAAGATGAGTAAACGTGCAGGAGAATTCCAGACAATGGAAGATCTTCTGGGCTATTTAGGGAAACATGCAAAGGACGTGGCTCGTTATTTCTTCACGATGAGGTCTTTGGATTCTCCTCTGGACTTTGACCTCGATCTTGCAAAAGATGAGTCTGATAAGAACCCTGTATTCTATTTACAATATGCTCATGCGAGGGTTTGTTCTATCTTTAGAGAAGTAGGGACGAACTCGGATGCAAACGCATTAGAAAATCTTGAAATGACCGAAGAGAGAAAAAGACTTCTTTTCTGGATCTCTCGTTTCCCGGAAGAAGTGTTAGATGCTGCTGCAACCTTAGAGCCGCATAGGATCGCAAATTATCTGCAAAATCTTGCAAGAGCATTCACTCAATTCTATATAACAAAGAATAATAGACTAAAAGATGCAGATGAGTCTACAAGATTGGGACTCGCAAGAATTTGCCAATCTGTCCGTGTCGTACTTGCAGAAGGTTTAGCTCTACTTGGAGTTTCTGCTCCGGAGAGACTGGAGAAAGAAGATTGA
- the recO gene encoding DNA repair protein RecO, producing the protein MPGSNPGALKKTTGIVMESRILPEGDAFLRLLPEEGEVGSFRVKGIKKSKTRPIAAVEPGSLTVLDYYFTQGRETFNVKEIGLIRRFDKAKTGYSGTVLVSYLVELVSSFLTEGGSHPMEYKLLLGALKELDEDGYKPVFLPFFKLKLLYVGGFLAKEMECASCGKNLSEIQSCSLDETHFEIVCGDCGNPKPDKYGLALFVQDCLALRYRDLKDKKISLELLKEADSLSNRALKPLLGRRLKSEAMLYDSLGENLGQTF; encoded by the coding sequence ATGCCTGGATCTAATCCTGGGGCCTTAAAAAAGACTACAGGAATCGTGATGGAAAGTCGCATCCTTCCGGAAGGAGATGCATTCCTTCGCCTTCTGCCAGAAGAAGGAGAAGTGGGAAGTTTCCGAGTCAAAGGGATCAAAAAAAGTAAAACAAGACCTATCGCTGCGGTAGAACCTGGATCTCTTACTGTATTAGATTATTATTTCACGCAAGGTCGAGAGACGTTTAACGTAAAAGAGATTGGGCTAATCAGAAGATTCGATAAGGCAAAGACAGGATATTCAGGCACCGTTTTGGTTTCTTATCTGGTGGAACTTGTTTCTTCCTTCTTAACGGAAGGAGGTTCTCATCCAATGGAATATAAACTTCTTCTCGGGGCTTTAAAGGAACTGGATGAGGATGGTTATAAACCTGTATTCTTGCCTTTTTTCAAACTGAAATTATTATATGTGGGCGGCTTCTTAGCGAAGGAGATGGAATGCGCAAGCTGTGGAAAAAATCTCTCGGAGATCCAGTCTTGTAGTTTGGACGAAACCCATTTTGAGATAGTCTGTGGAGATTGTGGAAATCCTAAACCGGACAAGTATGGGCTTGCATTATTCGTCCAAGATTGTCTGGCATTGAGATACAGAGACTTGAAAGACAAAAAGATTTCCCTTGAACTCCTGAAGGAGGCGGATAGCTTAAGCAACCGAGCCTTAAAACCTCTTCTTGGAAGAAGACTTAAATCTGAAGCTATGTTGTACGATTCCTTGGGGGAAAATCTTGGACAAACTTTTTAA
- the ybeY gene encoding rRNA maturation RNase YbeY, with the protein MLSAFSFPNITTHISLVLTDDESIQELNRVRRGKNYATDVLSFPLSFDLTPWELPPNKKENFGPILSLGEIVISWDTCMAQAKNIGHSEEDEFFRLFVHGFLHLIGYDHERGEEDEALMKEKEDLCLDLILGP; encoded by the coding sequence ATTTTAAGTGCATTCTCTTTTCCTAATATTACTACACATATCTCTTTGGTTCTGACCGATGATGAATCGATTCAGGAATTGAATCGGGTTCGCAGAGGGAAAAACTATGCAACTGATGTTCTTTCCTTTCCTTTAAGTTTTGATCTAACTCCTTGGGAACTTCCCCCGAACAAAAAAGAAAATTTCGGGCCAATCTTGAGTTTAGGAGAGATAGTGATTTCTTGGGACACATGCATGGCTCAAGCAAAGAACATAGGTCATAGTGAAGAGGATGAATTTTTCAGATTATTCGTTCACGGTTTTTTACATTTAATCGGCTATGATCATGAACGGGGAGAAGAAGACGAGGCTCTAATGAAGGAAAAGGAGGATCTATGCCTGGATCTAATCCTGGGGCCTTAA